GGTTCCCGTGTTGCCTATGGTTCCTGGTGGTAGTGGCCTCCATgagttcctcgtctttgaCGAAGGTAAGTCGCATACCCCGAGATACGGAGGAAATTGTTACTAATGTTTACTTTCCCAACAGCCAAGGATCGTGAGAGAAGGGCTTtaatgaagaagaggaaccCCAACGGCGTTTAAACCATTTTGACAACGCCTATTATGATTTCTTAGTCAATTATTGAGTCATTACCAAAAAAAGAATGACCGGCGATCATTTGTTATATCCACGGCGTTTCTGGCGGGTTCTCAGACGCTAGCAAGGCCTAGCATCATCCTTGCAAAAATGCTAGCGGGGTCGAAAATGCTAGCAATCCTTGAAGTTTTTGTGCTTCATGACAATATCAAGTTCAACCAGTCCTACTGGGAACGGGAGTCCTTCAACGTCCCAGAGTTCTAGTTACTCATTTCATCCGTATGTTCCTCGAATTTCTCGCATTTGGCATGTTGATTGCGCGCCGAAAAGTTTACCTCGGTTCCGCCTTGTATATAATTGTTAGTTTTGTGATTAAGATTTGCTGCGAGTATTCGCACCTTGGAAATCAAATACATTCAATGTGGTTCTGTTGCAAGGCATAGCTCCACTATAGATTTTAACAACAAGAGATGCctagtatatagataaatgTCTTTTTTGAAGCTAGTAATGCTAAGCATATGATGCTCTTTTGGCGGCAAAGACGCCATCGCCGCGTGGCTCACGTGATACTCTCGTGAAAGCCGCTGTTTGCATCCGAAGAGCCATGAGGCCTAGGTGACTCAATTTGTCGACTTCCAAGTTACCAGTCGCTTCATTCCTGATTCTACTAGCTTCCGCGTTTAAAGGCAGCAGTTTTTTGTTGATTAGTGGTACCCGCGGAACCCgcctttttcctttcctctcAACTTAACCTTTCCCTCCGATCTTCTTCCGTCATAACTTTGTTTGCCTTTCACCCCCAGATACGTAAGACAGCAGAACTTCTcatcctgctgcaggatgctgcGTGTCTTGTCGGCTCTCTAACCAGGGTTATTCGATATTGAGCGTCTCGCATCTATTCAGCCTCCGATAATGGCTTCACTTCCGAGCTTCTCGGCTTTTGGCCGAACGAGATCCTCTGATACTACTTCTCCGCCCGCCTCCTTATCGTCGCAGCCCGACCAACAACACGCCACCCCCAGCCCTTCGACCGAATTACCAGCGGAAGATGAAACTGTGGTCCTCAACAAAAATGTATCAGAAGAAATTGGGAAATCTGACGTAAAAGTGATCTCTCGCCCCGCGAGCACGCCACAGATCGCCGACGAACCCCGAAAGTGCTGGATTTGTTACACCGACGAAACAGAAGATACTCCACTGAATTCAGAATGGCGATCCCCCTGCCCGTGTGCCTTAACAGCGCATGAGCTCTGCCTTCTCGATTGGCTTGCCGACCTTGAGAACCCTCGTGCCCGCAAACGCACCGGTCGACATGCGAAAATGGTATGCCCGCAGTGCAAGACCGAGATCGTTGTCGCCCGCCCCCGAAGCTATATTGTGGATGTTGTGCGGCTGGTTGAGCGAGTAGCCGGCCGACTGGTGGTTCCGGGGATGGTGTTTACGCTGGCGGGCACTGTCTGGGCTGGTTGCTGTGCGCATGGAGTATACTCAATGTACTTCGTCTTCGGGACAGATGAGGCGAAACAGATACTGGAAGAAGCGGCGGAAGGCACTTGGAACTCCGGCCTGAATCTTGGGCTGCCGCTCATCCCCTTGGTGCTGATCTTTTCTCGCACCCGCTACGCCGAGGGTCTCCTCCCTGCTATCCCCGTTCTATTTTTCGCAACGCATAATCAGGGACAGGAACCAGATATTGACCTTTGGCCACCCAGTGCTGCCGTGACATTTGCAGCCCTCCCATATATCAAGAGTTTCTATAGCGCCCTCTACGAAAGATTGTTTGGCAAGTGGGAACGGAAGTGGATTGCCGAGGTACAACCAAGGCAGTCAGATATCAACGAATTTGACGACAACGCACCGCCTGAACACCCGGAACCAGACcaggaggaagttgatgatGGGGTTTTGATGGAGTTTGATCTAGAATTCCAAGTTGGAATGGCGGGCGAAGAACCACAGGATCTACTTGGTCTGGGAAACCGAGAGCAACAACAGGGCCCAGGACAGAACCAAGGCCCCGGGATAAATGGACATAACATCGTCAGCGATACAAGCAGCCTCGCAGATATTGTCCTTGGAGCGCTCGCGTTCCCAGCTATTTCAGCTTCAATGGGAGGACTCCTCAAATACGTCTTGCCAAAGTCATGGACGACGACATCGGCCCTGGAACGAGGACGACCAGGTCTGCTACAGACTAGATGGGGCCGAAGCGTGATTGGGGGCTGCGTATTTGTGCTTCTCAAGGACGCGCTGGTTCTTTACTGCCGTTGGAAACTAGCCCAATCGCATAGGCGTCGCAAGGTGCTGAATTATGATCGGTCAAAGAAAAAGGTTACCGGGTAATCTTTGCCCTTGGGTCGGGATCTCCCACCTTTTACGAACTCGTGACGATGCATTCTAGGAGTTTTGGTGCCGAATTGgcttatttattttttattaatctGCCGGAGGCGATCAGATTGTGACACGATCCATAATTCAACTGTGTACAATTAAAACAAACAAATTTTGACAAACAGATTTACATAATATATCACTCACCGAATCGCAATACTAGGCACCTAGTGGGTTGTTATTGCTGTCCTTGTATTTGTACTACTCTAGTATCTATATTTCCCTTGGCAGAGCAGCGCTTAACTTAGCGCGCGGCTAGCGAACTCCCGCCCGAAAAAGTCTCCCCGACAATAAGTCCATTTAACGCATCCATACCACACCACCCTCAACACCTCAGCGACAAACTCAACCCCGCATCAATTGACGAAAAGCTAAAACAAGTCAATAATGCGTCCTCTGTCAGTATCGCCGGTCCTCGCCTCCCTGGCAAACGTCTTCAAAATCCCCCTTTCACAATCCACCCTCCGCCCGACGATTCCTCTTGTCAACCAGCAGGCTTCGAACTCAAACAAACCTTCGACTCCATCTGGAAGTAGCCTGCAAGCCAGAGCTCCATTCTCCACGACAGCCGCACTTCTCAGACGGAAGCCTCAATATGTTGACCGGAGAATTAGTATGTTTTCCATCCTCTGAACTTAGGCTAACGCGCTCTGGAAACTTTACGTTACGGGTTGCTAACGTATAACCTAGCACTAATCCGCTACTTCCTCTACCACCCCTTAACCCCGCGCCCTCTCCGCTTCAGTCGAACGCGCTTCCTGCGCCACTGGACGATCCACCGCGCCTGGCAACTGTACCAGGCGACCCGCCGACGCAACCACCAGCTTGAGCTACAGCGGCAGTGGCAGGCCATGAACGCTGCGTGTGAGGAGCTGCGAACTGGAGCGGGTGATGGCGGGAAGTTGTTCCGCAAGAGTATGATCAAGACGAGGATTTTCCAGGATATGTTCCCGATTGAGTATGCGCGGTTGCAGACGGAGGGGCCTGGCGATGGGTGGGACCATGAGTGGAAGAGGGTTGACCGGAAGTCGAAGAAATGAGGTGGTGTCGTGTGATTGATGGGCTTGTCATTCGCCACAGACCTGGCCGGTTTTGTATTTTATTGTTTAGGGCTGTTCTTTTAGGTTGTATATTAGATACTTTAAGTGGTTGACGCTTTTGAATATCGTAAAGCTAAGAGGAACTGAAGATACAACGATAACCGAAGGAGGGAACTCGGAGTGCCCGTGATGTAAAAAACCACCAATAGGGTATGAAGGAACGGTATGGGTATCCGGAAAAGACATCGTTGAACATGCAACAGGAAGGATGGAAACGACAGAATAACAAGATTGTTGACACAAaatcgaagagaagaaagaacaTCAAGAAATAAAAGCCGCCAGACGCCAAAAATGCAAGATATATCAACTCAGCCAGTGTTTATCCACACATCCCCCATTTTCAAACCCAATCTACTACAGCCCGACGCTAGATATAAAGGCGTCTAGAAACCGGCCCAATCCCAGGGTTATACCGAGTGCTGCACGGCAATCAACCCATACATTTGTCATAGCACAATGCAACATGATGACTTCCGCTTATCGAAGGTGAGCAGAGCGGCACGGGTGGCGGCTTCGAAAACGTCGTCTACGCCCTCTCCGGTGAGAGAGGAGCATTCGAGGTATTTCCGGGCTTTAATTTGTGTCGCTATCTCATTTCCCTCTTTGGGTGATACGAATCGGAGcgacttcttcctcatttccTCGATCGCCCCGGGTGTCTCACGGAGATCCTTTTTCAGTCCAACTAGGATGATCGGCACTCCGGGGCATCGTTCATTTGCTTCTTCAATCCACTGCACGTAAATATAAGTTAGCATCGGTAACAATCAGTGTTTGGATATAGGAACCATGGCGACGAACCTTGATCTTAACGTTCTCGAGGGAATCTGGCGTGTCGACGGCGAATCCGATCAGGATAACATGTGCTTTCGAATATGCTAATGGGCGCAGTCGTTCGTAATCTTCTTGACCGGCTGTATCCCATAATGCTAATTGAACGGAACGGCCGTCAACCCTGCAGTCTGTCACGTAGCTCTCGAATACCGTGGGGACCTGGGAGTTGCGTTAGTTATGACGACGGGGTATATTGACAAGGAGAGGGGACCGCGGACATAATGCTGGACGGTACCAATTAGCGGCTGATCATCAAGTTTAGAGCAGGTTATTACTTACTGTAGGAAAGTAGCCCAATGTGAAGACACTCAGTAGACTCGTTTTACCACAGGCTCCATCTCCGATGATCACCAACTTCCTACATAAGCGATGGGTCAGCACGATTCCAGGAAAGCCCAAAGGCTGATAAAACCACGTGCGACAGTTATATGAGGGCAGCGAGGGGGCTGTACCTTCGCATCACATTGTCGTCCTGTTGCTGGGCCATTTTCACAGTTGGGTTGGAGAGTGGACTCGAAATCGAATGCTCTGGAGATAACACAGACGGAAAAGGCAATCGACAAGGCAGAAACCAAAAACGGGCGGAAGCCCTCAGAATGGCCGGATCGGTCTCGAGGGGAGAGTTAAGGGTATCCGGCAGGCTGGAGGAATGTCGAAGGAGCGAAGAGGGGAAAAGCAGGCGAGCtgagaagttgaagacaACCGGTCCCCTCTCCTTAACGGCTTTCGCTAACAGCCTAAGACAACTAGTAACCGCTGCGATGCAATCGATGGCGTTCTGGAAGGCGGTCGACGGGGTAGACGGAGTAAGACGAGGGGGTAAACCAAGGCTGTGCAATTAATGGATGCCAGATGGAAAAAGATCAACTTTATAATTATGCTTGAGTGTTGCTGAGGAtgctattattattaaaagttgCTTGGGAGGAGCGCCATACCCACTTTCAGCGCTGAAAATGTGAGGTTTGTCTCAGTTCGGAGGTCCCTGCTTCTATTTTGATACACTGACAGGGTCAGGATAATAAATTCACTCAGGTATTAATATCTACACGCAATTGGGCTTCGGACAGCCCGAGAGAAAAGCAATATCAAAGCTGTCGTGGAGAGCAGTGAATGGCATACACTTGTTTCTCCACTGGTTGGTCTTACGGTCAATATGTGCTGGTTGCCTGAGACTTGTGTCAGTCAGTTGGCTGTCCGACCACTTTCAATGCCTCCAGCCGCAGGCTCTTCTCAGCTCGGTCGGGGTTGTCTCGCAATTGATGCAGATCGCCCAGACAGACGCCGTCTGGCATCTCGGGCAGATTGGAAATGgcatggctggctggtaAGTAGATTCATCGCCAGATGTAATATTAGTGTCTGATCCGCTTCCAAGAACGTAGGGTAGATCCTTGCAGGATTCATGCTATCCAGGCTGTATCTGCTCTCCAGAAATGGTGATTTTACTGCAATATTACACCTATGGTGCTGTAGTtgtattaaattaaattcAGTATAGCTGTGTTCATGGATTCACATGTTGCATAAGACATGAACCTGGAGCTCGCTTATAGCGGCTATCCAGGCTATCCCTTTGCGGCCAGCGGCAGGGTAACCATCCAGAGCCCAACATCCGGCGTCAATCCAGTCATTATAGGTATCTTCTGTCTGTTTTGAGGCAGTTCACGTATACAACACATTATTGACGTACTCACCCACTAACACTCAGGGGCCGCTTGCTCTCCTCCCTCGACGTCGCCCATTTTGTCGAGCCGCCCGGTCAATTTCCACCCCTCTCTCCGCCCTCACTTGGGGACATTGTACCTTGGCTCCCCACCAGCCACTTGAGAGGCCGCTTTTCTTTCAATCGCGAGTTCAAGCCTTGGACTTTGCTTTCGACCTACTCTTCCATTTCacttctcctcgtcgggcTTCGTCGAGAACTTGCTGGTAAGCTCTTCGAATTTTTCAACTTTCCTTCTCCGGGAGGCTCTTGCTTCCGCCCTCGCTGTCCTCGTTGCCTCTAACCACTTTGTTccgccttctccaacagaTCCTCTTGTGGTCGGGCTCTAAGAACCTTGGAGGTTGAGGTGTCTACACCTTTCCCTGCGAAAAGAACATATGATCCCATGCCTACCCACGCCACGCGCGGCCCAGGTCTCAGTTCCATAATGTCCAGTCATACGCCCGTAACAGCGCCTACACCCTCTACAAACCGCGAAAACCCAGCTCGCAGCGACTACCGCGGCTCCCCGATGCCGGATTCGAAGCCAGTATCAGTAAACcgcaagaagcagaagcggAGAGAGAAGGCGGCGCGTTTGGCTGCCGAACGTGAAGCGGAAAACGGACATGCGCCTAGTAACACCGTTGACGACCCCGGTTCGACAGTACATAACAGTCACGCATCGCATGAACATGGTTTTGCCTGTGATGATAACACAAGTGAGGAGATCTTGAATGGACATGCACACGATACTCAAGAGCTTCCACATCCCTCCGAATACGACGACCTGGATGACCCGCGAGCAACGACTAGTCGGaaatccaagaagaaaagagggaaaagGCCCCGTAATGGGTCACAAGCAAGCTCGACTCCGTTATCGACTCCGTCTGTATCTCTATCGCACGCACTGCCGCCCCCTTTACCTCCGCATTTCAGCCCTCAGTCCTCGAAGCTATTGAAAGAGCGCAGCATCTGGAATACCTCGACACAAGAAGAGCGTGAAAATATCAAGACCTTCTGGCTGGAACTAGGTGAGGAGGAACGGCGCCAGCTTGTCAAGGTGGAAAAGGATGCagtgttgaagaagatgaaggagcaaCAGAAGCATTCGTGCAGCTGTACCGTATGCGGTAGGAAACGGACGGCgatcgaggaagagcttgaagTCCTTTACGATGCCTACTACGACGAACTCGAACAGTACGCCAACAATACTCAAGGAACATTTGAACGCGGACCTACGATGATGCCGCCTCCCCGGTTATATCAACCACCGTTACGGCCACCCGGTCAACATACCCACACACAAGGCCAATTCCATCCTTCACGAGGTCGAATCCATGAgctggctgaagatgatgaggacctggaggaggaggaagaagaggaggaggaggattacgacgaagatgaagaggacgatgagcCATAtagtgacgaggaggaatatgaggacgatgaagcgCGAGCTGCGCGAGCCGACTTTTTCGCATTTGGGAATAGTCTGACTGTCAAAGGTAAGGCGCCTGAAATATACTTTTTGTCTTTGTTGGACTCGAAGCTGATTTCGCGTTCTGTCTCTGCTTTACACTCAGATGGAATTCTCACAGTTGCAGAtgatttattaaaaaatgACGGAAAACATTTCATCGATATGATGGAGCAGTTGGCAGAGCGTCGCATGCAGCGGGAGGAAGATACACAGTATGGCATAGCTGCAGCACATCAGTCTCTCCACAGTGGCCATAATCATGGGCCactggatgatgaggattatgatgacgaggaggaggaagactaCGAtagccaggaggaggaagagtatgaggaagatgaaatgGTTTGCTTTGGACACTTCAATTGCAACAGGACTTCGACTGACAAGTGATAGGATGCCATGACTGAAGAGCAGCGCATGGAGGAGGGCCGACGGATGTTCCAAATCTTCGCCGCTCGAATGTTCGAACAACGGGTCTTACAAGCGTATCGCGAAAAGGTTGCAGATCAGCGACAAAAAAGGCTAATTGAAGAATtggcggaagagaagaaccgAGACGAGCAACGCAACGCCAAGAAAGCTCGAGAGGCCCAAAAGcgcaaggacaagaagagaCAAGCGAAGCTGGcaaaagatgaagaaaaggctcgaaaggaggcagagaaggctgcggaagaagctgctgctaAAGCTGAGCAAGAGCGAAAACTTGAGGAGCAAcgaaggaggaaggaggaacaGCGAAAGAAGCGGGAAGCCGAACGAAAAGCCCAGGATGAGGAGCGCGCTCGTAAAGAAGCTGAAAAACACAAGCGACTGCGGGAAGAACGagagaagcaggaggaggctgagcgAAGGCAGCGCGAACAAAGAGAACAGAGGAAGCGACTGGAAGAGGCCAAACGAAAAGAGCGCGAGGAACGGGAATTGAATGAGCAAAAGGCCAAACAAGACCGAGAGCGCAAAGCTCAAGAAGAACAGGCGAAGAGGGAACGAGCTGCACAAGAGGACCAGGAGAGGCGTGAGCTACAAGCTAAACGTGTATCAACGTCGAACCTGCATCCGGTGTCTGGACCATCTGGACATCAGCAACCTTCACTTCCTCGGTCCACAACGCCAGTGGTTTCTAAGGCTCCCACGCCCTCCAAGGCCCGGCGCGCTTCCCAGCAGGGATCACACAGCTCGTCCCCGCGCTCTCAATCAGCCAGCGGAGAGGCATCCCAGATCTCACCACGATCTCTTCCCCTATCCCAGTCATCAGCCTCGCCTAGTGTCATGTCTAAGTATGGCCCCGGTCATGGCATGCTTCACCATCACCCGGGTGCGCCCATGTCTCCTTTGGGTAGACCCCATCCTCCTGGACTCTCCCCATCCAATCCTCCGGGACTCTCAGGCATTGTTCCTCGACCTCCAATGGGCCAGGAGTTACCCACGTATCCACCACATTCAAGTCCGTACATGAACCAGCTCCGTGGATTCCCCGCACCCAATGGGATCCCGGTACCTCCGGGGATGAATGGGGTTCGTCCAATGCCTCCGGGACGGGGGTTCCCTCTTGAAGCACCCGGTCTTCCTTTCCATGTTCAGCAACCGCTTTCCGGTGTTTTCTCCCCCCAGCCAGGCGGCTTACCACATGGCCATTCGCGGCAGCCATCCAACTCCTTTGAACGATCTCCGCTGGATACAAGCGCTCAGCCATTCCCGATTTCCAGACCTAGCCCAATCAAGCGCCCGCCTAGTACGCAGCAAGAGCAGCATAACACCCGAAGGGATGTGGACGACCTAAGCGCCCAACTAGGTAGCAGTGCACTGCTCGATGACACAGATGTTCCCCTTACGTCGTCGCAGCTCTCTCAGTCGCTTCCGGGTGCAGCACCTACTGCATCAATGCCAGGTCCCACACGCGCCAGCTTTACTGGTTCTTCGCTATTCCCAGACCCCCTAAGTGGTAAGTCAAGTCTTCTGATATACCAATAGTGCATATAAGCTGACGAATGTTATAGCAAAACATGGGAATTTTCCTGTTAGTCCTGTCGTAGGAGGCAACACTTGGGGCGCGCAAATGCCTTTTGGAGCTTCCTTCCCCGGCGGTCCAACATGGGGGGGATACGTTCCCGGTTAGTAGTCCGATCTCCACGTTAGCTGTCTGCCTTGACTAACATGAAATTAGGGAACAACTGGCCTAACAATAACAACGCTTTTGGCGCTGGCGTCCATCATCGCGCTCACACATCACGTCCTGTTGCGATTCGACTCCTGGTTATCCAAGCGTGCAAACAGCTGAGCGCACTAAGTCTTTCGAAAGGAGATGACTATCATGACGTGAATGTGGTTTTGCGTCAAGTCGAACAACTACGGCCGCCAAATGAGCCTTCAATCCCTCTGAATGAGATGCTTGACATCTGTGATACAGAGGGCAATGCGCAAAACGGAGGCGGCTCGTTCTCAATCAAGAACAGCCAGGCCGGTGATCTTGTCAAGTTCGAGCCAGATACCAATAGCGCGCCGACCGGCCAACGCCGCAGTATTGCGCCAGGTGATATTGGAAGCCCTATCGCCAATAGTTCTATCCCAGTCCTTGGTGGCATCGGCCTTGGTACACCTC
The nucleotide sequence above comes from Aspergillus puulaauensis MK2 DNA, chromosome 3, nearly complete sequence. Encoded proteins:
- a CDS encoding RING finger domain protein (COG:O;~EggNog:ENOG410PK6K;~InterPro:IPR011016,IPR013083;~TransMembrane:4 (i169-195o215-232i386-408o434-453i);~go_function: GO:0008270 - zinc ion binding [Evidence IEA]), coding for MASLPSFSAFGRTRSSDTTSPPASLSSQPDQQHATPSPSTELPAEDETVVLNKNVSEEIGKSDVKVISRPASTPQIADEPRKCWICYTDETEDTPLNSEWRSPCPCALTAHELCLLDWLADLENPRARKRTGRHAKMVCPQCKTEIVVARPRSYIVDVVRLVERVAGRLVVPGMVFTLAGTVWAGCCAHGVYSMYFVFGTDEAKQILEEAAEGTWNSGLNLGLPLIPLVLIFSRTRYAEGLLPAIPVLFFATHNQGQEPDIDLWPPSAAVTFAALPYIKSFYSALYERLFGKWERKWIAEVQPRQSDINEFDDNAPPEHPEPDQEEVDDGVLMEFDLEFQVGMAGEEPQDLLGLGNREQQQGPGQNQGPGINGHNIVSDTSSLADIVLGALAFPAISASMGGLLKYVLPKSWTTTSALERGRPGLLQTRWGRSVIGGCVFVLLKDALVLYCRWKLAQSHRRRKVLNYDRSKKKVTG
- a CDS encoding mitochondrial 54S ribosomal protein mL40 (COG:S;~EggNog:ENOG410PRBG;~InterPro:IPR042831;~go_function: GO:0003735 - structural constituent of ribosome [Evidence IEA];~go_process: GO:0032543 - mitochondrial translation [Evidence IEA]), which produces MRPLSVSPVLASLANVFKIPLSQSTLRPTIPLVNQQASNSNKPSTPSGSSLQARAPFSTTAALLRRKPQYVDRRITLIRYFLYHPLTPRPLRFSRTRFLRHWTIHRAWQLYQATRRRNHQLELQRQWQAMNAACEELRTGAGDGGKLFRKSMIKTRIFQDMFPIEYARLQTEGPGDGWDHEWKRVDRKSKK
- the rho2 gene encoding putative Rho GTPase Rho 2 (COG:S;~EggNog:ENOG410PIRK;~InterPro:IPR005225,IPR001806,IPR027417,IPR003578;~PFAM:PF00025,PF08477,PF00071;~go_function: GO:0003924 - GTPase activity [Evidence IEA];~go_function: GO:0005525 - GTP binding [Evidence IEA];~go_process: GO:0007264 - small GTPase mediated signal transduction [Evidence IEA]), coding for MAQQQDDNVMRRKLVIIGDGACGKTSLLSVFTLGYFPTHYVPTVFESYVTDCRVDGRSVQLALWDTAGQEDYERLRPLAYSKAHVILIGFAVDTPDSLENVKIKWIEEANERCPGVPIILVGLKKDLRETPGAIEEMRKKSLRFVSPKEGNEIATQIKARKYLECSSLTGEGVDDVFEAATRAALLTFDKRKSSCCIVL
- the NST1 gene encoding putative stress response protein Nst1 (COG:S;~EggNog:ENOG410PKGG;~InterPro:IPR025279;~PFAM:PF13945) gives rise to the protein MPTHATRGPGLSSIMSSHTPVTAPTPSTNRENPARSDYRGSPMPDSKPVSVNRKKQKRREKAARLAAEREAENGHAPSNTVDDPGSTVHNSHASHEHGFACDDNTSEEILNGHAHDTQELPHPSEYDDLDDPRATTSRKSKKKRGKRPRNGSQASSTPLSTPSVSLSHALPPPLPPHFSPQSSKLLKERSIWNTSTQEERENIKTFWLELGEEERRQLVKVEKDAVLKKMKEQQKHSCSCTVCGRKRTAIEEELEVLYDAYYDELEQYANNTQGTFERGPTMMPPPRLYQPPLRPPGQHTHTQGQFHPSRGRIHELAEDDEDLEEEEEEEEEDYDEDEEDDEPYSDEEEYEDDEARAARADFFAFGNSLTVKDGILTVADDLLKNDGKHFIDMMEQLAERRMQREEDTQYGIAAAHQSLHSGHNHGPLDDEDYDDEEEEDYDSQEEEEYEEDEMDAMTEEQRMEEGRRMFQIFAARMFEQRVLQAYREKVADQRQKRLIEELAEEKNRDEQRNAKKAREAQKRKDKKRQAKLAKDEEKARKEAEKAAEEAAAKAEQERKLEEQRRRKEEQRKKREAERKAQDEERARKEAEKHKRLREEREKQEEAERRQREQREQRKRLEEAKRKEREERELNEQKAKQDRERKAQEEQAKRERAAQEDQERRELQAKRVSTSNLHPVSGPSGHQQPSLPRSTTPVVSKAPTPSKARRASQQGSHSSSPRSQSASGEASQISPRSLPLSQSSASPSVMSKYGPGHGMLHHHPGAPMSPLGRPHPPGLSPSNPPGLSGIVPRPPMGQELPTYPPHSSPYMNQLRGFPAPNGIPVPPGMNGVRPMPPGRGFPLEAPGLPFHVQQPLSGVFSPQPGGLPHGHSRQPSNSFERSPLDTSAQPFPISRPSPIKRPPSTQQEQHNTRRDVDDLSAQLGSSALLDDTDVPLTSSQLSQSLPGAAPTASMPGPTRASFTGSSLFPDPLSAKHGNFPVSPVVGGNTWGAQMPFGASFPGGPTWGGYVPGNNWPNNNNAFGAGVHHRAHTSRPVAIRLLVIQACKQLSALSLSKGDDYHDVNVVLRQVEQLRPPNEPSIPLNEMLDICDTEGNAQNGGGSFSIKNSQAGDLVKFEPDTNSAPTGQRRSIAPGDIGSPIANSSIPVLGGIGLGTPPSSALRQFSSPPTSF